The proteins below come from a single Halothiobacillus neapolitanus c2 genomic window:
- the urtA gene encoding urea ABC transporter substrate-binding protein translates to MINKTDSKVWRSVRAAIQGLTLSSVLIASAVYAGPPTAEVNTTGLAVTDDTVTVGILHSLTGTMAISETGAQEAEKLAIEQINAQGGVLGRQIKFIQEDGASDWPTFAEKAKKLLEENHVAAIFGCWTSASRKAVLPVLERDNGLLYYPTFYEGLEQSKNVVYTGQEATQQVFAGLDWVAKNKNAKTFYLIGSDYIWPRTTMKLARKYIETVLHGKVVGEEYAALGSTQFGSTINKIRLKKPDVIYAAVVGGSNVAWFKQLKAAGINGSKQTLLTLSVTEDEAQGIGGENLKGFYSAMKYFQSLDTPENKAFVAAFKKRWGADAPIGDVTQAAYEGPWLWKAAVEKAGSFDTDKVVKAEESGTITFNAPEGMVYLEPNHHLKTRLRIGEWRDDGQADIVYTSPYIMPNPFPKGY, encoded by the coding sequence ATGATTAATAAGACCGATTCTAAAGTTTGGCGCAGTGTGAGAGCTGCGATTCAGGGTCTGACACTTTCGTCAGTATTAATTGCATCTGCCGTTTATGCCGGGCCCCCGACCGCTGAAGTCAACACAACAGGTCTTGCAGTGACTGACGATACGGTGACCGTAGGTATCCTCCATTCACTGACAGGCACCATGGCAATTAGTGAAACCGGTGCTCAGGAAGCCGAGAAACTGGCCATTGAGCAGATCAATGCGCAAGGCGGCGTCCTAGGGCGCCAGATCAAATTTATCCAGGAAGATGGCGCCAGTGACTGGCCTACCTTCGCCGAGAAAGCCAAGAAGTTGTTGGAAGAAAACCATGTGGCCGCCATTTTTGGTTGCTGGACATCAGCATCCCGTAAGGCAGTTCTTCCCGTGCTGGAGCGTGATAACGGCCTGTTGTATTACCCGACTTTCTACGAAGGTCTGGAGCAGTCCAAGAATGTGGTCTATACGGGCCAGGAGGCGACTCAACAGGTATTTGCTGGCTTGGATTGGGTAGCCAAGAACAAGAACGCCAAGACCTTCTATCTGATCGGTTCTGACTACATCTGGCCACGTACGACGATGAAACTGGCGCGCAAGTACATTGAAACTGTATTGCACGGCAAGGTGGTGGGTGAGGAATACGCCGCGTTGGGCAGCACCCAGTTCGGTTCAACCATCAACAAGATCCGTCTGAAAAAGCCGGATGTCATCTACGCCGCTGTGGTTGGCGGTTCAAACGTTGCCTGGTTCAAGCAACTCAAAGCGGCCGGTATTAACGGTAGCAAGCAGACATTGCTGACCTTGTCTGTCACTGAAGACGAAGCCCAGGGCATCGGTGGCGAAAACCTCAAAGGCTTCTACTCTGCGATGAAGTACTTCCAGTCTCTGGATACACCGGAAAACAAGGCTTTCGTTGCTGCGTTCAAGAAACGCTGGGGTGCTGATGCGCCGATCGGTGATGTAACTCAGGCTGCGTATGAGGGCCCGTGGTTATGGAAGGCTGCTGTCGAGAAAGCGGGTAGCTTCGATACGGACAAGGTTGTGAAGGCTGAAGAAAGCGGCACGATAACCTTCAACGCTCCTGAAGGCATGGTTTACCTCGAGCCAAACCATCACCTGAAGACGCGTCTGCGAATCGGCGAATGGCGTGACGATGGTCAGGCAGACATTGTCTACACCTCACCGTACATCATGCCGAATCCGTTCCCGAAAGGTTACTGA
- the fmdA gene encoding formamidase yields MAKKLIEIDFSQPPEAHDCIHNRWHPDIPMYAWVKPGDDFVLECMDWTGGQINNNNSADDVRDVDLTKVHYLSGPIGVDGAEPGDLLVVDILDIGTLEQFQWGFNGIFARENGGGFLTEHYPDARKSIWDFNGIYTSSRHVPGVNFAGIMHPGLIGCLPSRELLNEWNKREGALIATDPERVPPLAAPPCAGTAHMGQLKGDKAKAAALEGARTVPPREHGGNCDIKDLTKGSRVFFPVYVKGAGLSMGDLHFSQGDGEITFCGAIEMAGWIHIRVSIIKDGVAKYAVKNPIFKPSPLQPNYQNHLIFEGISVDESGKQHYLDAHVSYRQACLNAIEYLKKFGYTGAQAYSILGTAPVQGHISGIVDIPNVCATLFLPTEIFNFNIDPCAEGPTKYIKDNDDVPVSYWADK; encoded by the coding sequence ATGGCAAAAAAACTGATAGAAATTGATTTTTCGCAACCACCAGAAGCGCACGATTGCATTCATAATCGTTGGCACCCGGACATCCCCATGTACGCATGGGTAAAGCCGGGTGACGACTTCGTTCTTGAGTGCATGGACTGGACCGGCGGCCAGATCAACAACAATAACTCTGCCGACGATGTCCGTGACGTGGATTTGACTAAGGTCCACTATTTAAGTGGACCCATCGGTGTGGATGGAGCCGAACCGGGGGACTTGTTGGTCGTTGATATCCTCGACATCGGCACACTGGAACAATTCCAGTGGGGGTTCAATGGCATATTCGCCAGAGAAAACGGTGGTGGCTTCCTGACCGAACATTACCCGGATGCGCGAAAATCAATCTGGGATTTCAACGGCATTTATACATCCTCTCGCCACGTACCCGGTGTGAACTTCGCGGGAATCATGCATCCGGGTCTGATCGGTTGCCTTCCCTCCAGAGAATTGCTGAACGAATGGAACAAGCGAGAAGGTGCCCTGATCGCGACCGATCCTGAACGTGTTCCTCCGCTCGCAGCACCGCCCTGTGCTGGCACCGCTCACATGGGCCAACTCAAAGGGGATAAGGCGAAAGCAGCCGCGCTCGAAGGTGCGCGCACGGTTCCGCCCCGTGAACACGGCGGCAACTGCGACATCAAGGATCTCACCAAAGGCTCTCGTGTCTTTTTCCCTGTTTATGTGAAGGGTGCCGGTCTTTCGATGGGCGATCTACACTTCTCGCAGGGCGATGGAGAAATCACCTTTTGTGGTGCCATCGAGATGGCCGGCTGGATTCATATCCGAGTCAGCATCATCAAGGACGGTGTTGCCAAATACGCTGTCAAGAACCCAATTTTCAAGCCGAGCCCACTACAGCCAAACTACCAGAATCACCTGATTTTCGAAGGGATTTCCGTAGATGAATCAGGCAAGCAGCATTACCTGGATGCGCATGTTTCATACCGCCAGGCCTGCCTGAACGCGATCGAATACCTCAAGAAATTCGGCTACACCGGAGCCCAGGCCTATTCGATCCTCGGTACGGCTCCTGTCCAAGGTCACATCAGCGGCATCGTCGACATTCCGAACGTGTGCGCAACACTCTTCCTGCCAACAGAAATCTTCAATTTCAACATTGATCCTTGCGCCGAAGGCCCGACCAAGTACATCAAGGATAACGACGATGTGCCGGTTTCCTACTGGGCTGATAAATAA
- a CDS encoding FmdB family zinc ribbon protein has product MPIYEYHCKNCDHVFEEMRPMDQYLEPCACPECNHDAGRAVLSAPRLNDMKASVRKAHQVNERSAHEPRSTKRHQCGPGCSHSSTPKTTTTKGGPHLKMQQGKRPWMIGH; this is encoded by the coding sequence ATGCCAATTTACGAGTATCACTGCAAAAACTGTGACCACGTGTTCGAGGAAATGCGCCCCATGGACCAGTACCTAGAGCCATGCGCCTGCCCCGAGTGCAATCACGATGCGGGAAGGGCTGTCCTGTCCGCTCCGAGACTGAACGACATGAAGGCCAGCGTTCGTAAGGCCCACCAAGTTAATGAACGAAGTGCCCACGAACCAAGATCGACTAAGCGGCACCAGTGCGGACCGGGCTGCAGCCATTCCAGCACACCCAAGACCACGACAACCAAAGGAGGTCCCCACCTGAAGATGCAACAGGGCAAACGCCCGTGGATGATCGGACATTGA
- a CDS encoding TorF family putative porin — MKKKILTLLTVATALNLPVISAAVQADTFTGNINVASKYILRGITNSPEDDNAALQGGFDYSLDNGLYVGYWGSSLGYSDPGKSNGFENDFYGGYNGSIGDFHYGVGVVQYAYVNISNSNGIEGYGSVGYGPVTFGAKTLLKDVAWGNKGDTFWTLDYSTALPKDFKFGTTIGYYTYKNSGTYIASTPEKNAFRYADINLSHPIGKTGANVSMHYIIGGKDRNGTKQKNAIFFNLGYNFDL, encoded by the coding sequence ATGAAGAAGAAAATCTTAACGCTGCTCACAGTAGCAACCGCTCTGAACCTGCCGGTAATCAGTGCAGCGGTCCAAGCCGATACGTTTACCGGCAATATCAACGTGGCCTCTAAATATATTCTTCGAGGTATTACCAATTCACCAGAAGATGACAATGCTGCATTGCAAGGTGGATTTGACTATTCCCTAGACAATGGCCTTTACGTTGGCTACTGGGGTTCGTCACTTGGATATTCTGATCCGGGTAAATCCAACGGTTTCGAAAATGACTTCTATGGTGGTTACAACGGTAGTATTGGTGACTTTCATTACGGAGTCGGCGTCGTTCAATACGCCTACGTCAACATTTCCAACTCTAATGGCATAGAAGGCTACGGCAGCGTCGGTTACGGCCCAGTCACTTTTGGCGCCAAGACGCTGTTGAAAGACGTGGCATGGGGCAACAAGGGGGACACCTTCTGGACCCTAGACTACAGCACGGCTTTGCCCAAAGACTTTAAATTTGGGACAACGATCGGTTACTACACCTACAAGAATAGTGGCACGTACATAGCATCAACCCCCGAGAAAAACGCCTTCCGCTACGCTGATATCAACCTGTCACATCCAATCGGAAAAACAGGGGCAAACGTTAGCATGCACTACATTATTGGCGGCAAAGATCGCAATGGTACTAAGCAAAAGAACGCCATTTTCTTCAACCTTGGCTACAACTTCGACCTATAA
- a CDS encoding MDR family oxidoreductase: MFKGILIENDDAGYRATVRDIDETSLPEGDVLVRVSHSTLNYKDGLAITGRAPIVRKFPMVPGVDLVGVVECSMNPEHKVGDTVLLNGWGVGEVHWGGLAQKARLNGDWLVPLPSQFKPQQAMGIGTAGYTAMLCVIALEKHGVKPDDGEILVTGAAGGVGSVATAVLSKLGYGVVAVTGRPEETTYVKSLGAIEVIDRSVFSSPGKPLGKARWAGAVDVVGNHVLANICASTKYRGVVTSCGLVGGMDFPSSVAPFILRGVTLVGIDSVMCPRIDRVDAWHRLGLDLDVDILRAITREVGLEEALPLASCLLDGKIRGRVVVDVNR; this comes from the coding sequence ATGTTTAAAGGTATCTTGATTGAGAATGACGATGCAGGTTATCGAGCCACCGTCCGTGATATTGATGAAACATCATTGCCTGAAGGCGATGTCTTGGTTCGTGTTAGTCATTCCACACTCAATTACAAGGATGGACTGGCGATCACTGGGCGCGCGCCTATTGTGCGCAAGTTCCCGATGGTGCCTGGTGTTGACTTGGTTGGAGTTGTTGAGTGCTCCATGAACCCAGAGCACAAAGTGGGTGATACAGTCCTGTTAAATGGATGGGGAGTCGGTGAAGTTCATTGGGGAGGATTGGCTCAGAAGGCGCGTCTAAATGGAGATTGGTTAGTACCGCTCCCATCCCAGTTTAAGCCCCAGCAGGCAATGGGAATTGGTACGGCAGGATACACAGCCATGCTCTGCGTAATAGCCCTAGAGAAACATGGCGTAAAACCAGATGATGGCGAGATTCTTGTGACGGGTGCCGCAGGCGGCGTAGGAAGCGTAGCTACAGCAGTCCTAAGCAAACTGGGTTATGGGGTTGTAGCTGTGACAGGGCGTCCGGAGGAGACAACTTACGTCAAGAGCCTCGGCGCAATAGAGGTAATTGATAGATCGGTATTTTCTTCACCAGGCAAACCACTGGGCAAGGCGCGATGGGCCGGCGCAGTAGATGTAGTCGGCAATCATGTTCTGGCGAACATATGCGCTTCCACCAAGTATCGTGGTGTGGTTACTTCCTGTGGCCTGGTTGGTGGAATGGATTTTCCTTCATCTGTAGCCCCATTTATTCTTCGGGGGGTAACACTCGTCGGTATCGATAGCGTGATGTGTCCACGTATAGATAGGGTGGATGCTTGGCACCGTCTCGGACTAGACCTGGACGTCGACATATTGAGGGCAATCACTCGAGAAGTTGGACTTGAGGAGGCCTTGCCTCTCGCTTCATGTCTGCTAGATGGAAAGATTCGAGGTAGAGTCGTCGTTGATGTAAATCGGTAA
- a CDS encoding TetR/AcrR family transcriptional regulator encodes MKVDQSHQKRRGRPPKARDTLIETRELLLRAGLEVLTEKGFSTSGIDEILSRVGVPKGSFYHYFDNKEAFGSELIERYAQYFATKIERHLRNEMLSPLDRLKAFIEDASLSMERYAYRRGCLVGNLGQEAGVLPQRLRTQIKDVFSDWEVRLLRCLDEAKADGQISVSADTTQLASFFWIGWEGAVLRAKLERCGEPLRIFSQGFFAVLTPAT; translated from the coding sequence ATGAAAGTCGACCAATCTCATCAAAAGCGACGAGGCCGCCCCCCGAAGGCTCGTGACACTCTGATAGAAACCCGTGAGCTGTTATTAAGAGCAGGCCTTGAAGTACTCACCGAAAAAGGGTTTTCAACAAGCGGTATCGACGAAATACTTAGCAGAGTGGGTGTTCCGAAGGGATCCTTTTATCATTACTTCGACAACAAGGAAGCATTTGGCTCGGAACTTATTGAGCGTTATGCACAATATTTCGCGACAAAAATAGAACGTCATTTGCGAAATGAAATGCTCAGTCCACTAGATCGGTTGAAGGCCTTCATAGAGGACGCCAGCCTCTCGATGGAGAGGTATGCATATCGTCGGGGTTGCCTTGTTGGGAATTTAGGTCAAGAGGCGGGAGTGCTCCCACAACGCCTTCGAACCCAGATAAAGGATGTCTTTTCGGACTGGGAAGTCAGACTGTTGCGTTGTTTGGACGAGGCGAAAGCTGATGGTCAGATATCTGTATCTGCGGACACCACTCAGCTAGCGTCCTTCTTCTGGATAGGATGGGAGGGAGCTGTGCTTCGAGCAAAGCTGGAACGGTGTGGCGAGCCCCTCAGAATCTTTTCTCAAGGTTTTTTTGCAGTGCTAACCCCTGCCACTTAA
- a CDS encoding SDR family NAD(P)-dependent oxidoreductase — MTTQEHRVALVTGSTTGIGAAIARRLAQEGLTVALHSKSSVSAGIALANELGCASYTQANLAEKEDICRLIDTVVEKHGRLDVLINNAGITEVIPHAALKEATADIWRKLYEVNVVAPWLLIGEAEAALRQSATAGRSSCIVNISSHAGVRPKGASIPYAVSKAALNHMTKLLAVSLGPVVRVNAIAPGLVDTSMTEAWEEAQKLWRNRSPMRRPAKPEDIADLVAMIVRSDYLTGEIIVADGGLNLI; from the coding sequence ATGACGACCCAAGAGCATCGTGTTGCCCTTGTTACAGGATCGACAACAGGCATCGGAGCCGCCATCGCTAGGCGTTTGGCACAAGAAGGGCTGACGGTGGCACTTCATTCAAAGTCCTCTGTCAGCGCAGGCATTGCGCTTGCCAATGAACTCGGTTGCGCCAGTTACACGCAAGCCAACCTGGCTGAGAAAGAAGATATTTGTCGCTTAATCGACACGGTGGTTGAAAAGCATGGACGGCTCGATGTGTTGATTAACAATGCCGGAATCACTGAAGTCATTCCACACGCTGCGCTCAAGGAGGCTACGGCTGATATTTGGCGAAAACTGTACGAAGTTAATGTCGTCGCTCCATGGCTGCTTATTGGAGAAGCGGAAGCTGCATTACGACAAAGCGCCACAGCAGGGCGATCCAGTTGCATTGTGAATATTAGCTCTCATGCGGGCGTGAGACCCAAAGGGGCATCCATTCCCTATGCGGTTAGCAAGGCCGCCTTGAACCACATGACAAAGCTGCTTGCAGTTTCCTTGGGGCCTGTCGTTCGAGTGAATGCAATAGCCCCTGGCCTTGTCGATACTTCCATGACGGAAGCATGGGAAGAAGCTCAGAAACTTTGGCGTAATCGCTCTCCCATGCGCCGCCCCGCGAAACCAGAAGACATAGCCGACCTTGTCGCCATGATCGTACGCTCAGACTATCTAACAGGTGAGATCATCGTTGCAGATGGAGGCCTTAATCTCATATGA
- a CDS encoding TetR/AcrR family transcriptional regulator, giving the protein MIKPTPTKTSSTRERILLTAYDLFYQQGIRATGVDKVIAESGVAKLTFYRQFPSKNDLVGAFLERRHQIWMDWFSSALQRHGGNVYALVPVMTEWFGERGYRGCAFINTVGELSGDLPEVVEIARRHKQDMTQVIANLLPNTVERQEIAQTLAMAVDGAIIRAQYDQTPDTALAALERIVRALFART; this is encoded by the coding sequence ATGATCAAACCTACCCCTACCAAAACATCCAGTACGCGAGAACGCATTCTGCTGACCGCATATGATCTCTTTTACCAGCAGGGTATCCGCGCCACTGGTGTGGACAAGGTGATCGCAGAATCGGGCGTGGCCAAGTTGACTTTCTACCGCCAATTCCCAAGCAAGAACGATTTGGTGGGCGCATTCCTGGAACGCCGGCATCAGATTTGGATGGATTGGTTTTCCTCGGCTCTACAGCGTCACGGCGGAAATGTGTATGCCCTCGTGCCGGTAATGACTGAATGGTTCGGTGAGCGGGGATATCGCGGGTGCGCCTTCATCAACACGGTAGGAGAGTTGTCCGGCGACTTACCAGAAGTCGTCGAGATCGCTCGTCGACATAAGCAGGACATGACTCAGGTGATTGCAAATCTGCTCCCGAATACGGTTGAGCGCCAAGAGATTGCCCAAACACTAGCCATGGCAGTAGATGGAGCAATCATCCGGGCCCAATATGATCAAACCCCGGATACTGCTTTAGCGGCACTTGAGCGGATCGTTAGGGCATTGTTCGCCAGGACGTGA
- a CDS encoding DUF1348 family protein — protein sequence METKPPVPPFDVESATQKVRLAEDAWNSRDPERVALVYTLDTHWRNRSEFLIGREQVRLFLQRKWARELDYRLIKELWAYTDNRIAVRFAYEWHDDSGQWYRSYGNENWAFDADGYMQRRIASINDLTIHEGERKFHWVLGRRPDEHPTLSDLNL from the coding sequence ATGGAGACTAAACCACCCGTGCCGCCATTTGATGTCGAAAGCGCCACACAGAAGGTTCGACTTGCCGAGGATGCCTGGAACTCGCGCGACCCCGAACGGGTTGCTCTTGTTTATACGCTAGATACCCATTGGCGCAATCGATCTGAGTTCTTGATCGGGCGTGAGCAAGTCCGTCTGTTTCTGCAACGGAAATGGGCACGCGAACTCGATTACCGCCTGATCAAGGAGCTATGGGCGTACACAGATAACCGCATCGCGGTTCGTTTTGCCTATGAATGGCATGATGATTCCGGTCAGTGGTATCGATCCTACGGGAATGAGAATTGGGCGTTTGATGCCGATGGCTACATGCAACGCCGAATCGCCAGTATCAACGACCTGACGATACATGAAGGTGAGCGTAAATTTCATTGGGTACTTGGGCGACGTCCAGATGAACACCCAACTCTGAGCGACTTAAATCTGTAA
- a CDS encoding lytic transglycosylase domain-containing protein, whose amino-acid sequence MDLPTLYAQCAPSVAPQTLAAIVRVESGGNPWRIGINGDYVLPQQPANQAEAIRDANRLIGMGYSIDMGLMQVNLKNLNALKLSVEQVFDPCTNIKAGAQILQNFYQKSASDIGQGQHALRRAISAYNTGNFINGFTNGYVAKVTKERPVHAQSDELVSAMLAKTLVVWSPLNGNEY is encoded by the coding sequence ATGGACTTACCAACGCTGTATGCTCAATGTGCGCCCAGTGTGGCACCACAAACCCTAGCCGCCATCGTGCGGGTTGAGTCCGGTGGTAATCCGTGGCGGATCGGCATCAATGGTGATTATGTATTGCCACAACAGCCTGCAAATCAGGCCGAGGCCATCCGTGATGCGAACCGGCTGATCGGGATGGGATACAGCATCGACATGGGCTTGATGCAAGTCAATTTGAAGAACTTGAATGCGCTGAAACTGAGTGTCGAACAGGTGTTTGATCCCTGCACCAACATCAAAGCAGGTGCACAGATATTGCAGAATTTCTACCAAAAATCAGCAAGCGACATTGGCCAGGGGCAACACGCACTTCGCCGCGCTATTTCTGCATACAACACTGGGAATTTCATCAATGGTTTCACGAACGGCTATGTAGCCAAGGTCACCAAAGAGCGGCCTGTTCACGCTCAATCTGATGAGCTGGTTTCAGCCATGTTGGCCAAGACTTTGGTGGTTTGGTCACCACTAAATGGAAATGAGTATTGA
- a CDS encoding conjugal transfer protein TraB: MNRRLLSLWRIPAGLAVGYLAWNGTHPAILMLALAMPLLVMNSPSRATAGLTALAYYLGSAWDLPHGAAVFFGDNLGSGLLNTAGSYALWLGASLALSLPWWALWTSQSQWRGLRLLLALVLVALPPIGIVGWAWPLTATGLVLPGFGWIGLGLMAFWLVFLASMPASKQAMSVLLAALSFLIFLPVALVQRHDPAPLWQGQDTQLGWGSGSLYWVEMYEHTQALKTYIQPLAPHHNLLLPETVGGEWQAILPLWRNESARLNAQHSTVLMGVRQTYPQGYDNCLAAIGQHQGIKYCQRVPVPVSMWQPWDQATSAHPHWFSQPVFKLGNQTIAPLICYEQLLVWPVLQSFLHHPDLILASGNSWWSRQTHLPQIQIKAVHAWGRLFGVPVVTAMNY, encoded by the coding sequence ATGAACCGGAGATTGCTATCCCTATGGCGCATTCCTGCCGGTTTGGCGGTGGGTTATCTCGCTTGGAATGGCACCCATCCGGCGATTCTGATGCTGGCCTTGGCTATGCCTTTACTGGTCATGAACTCACCCAGCCGCGCGACGGCGGGGCTCACCGCTTTGGCCTACTACCTTGGCTCAGCATGGGATTTACCCCATGGTGCCGCCGTTTTTTTCGGCGACAACCTTGGCTCGGGTTTATTAAATACAGCAGGAAGCTATGCCCTATGGCTAGGCGCATCGCTGGCATTAAGCCTGCCCTGGTGGGCGCTTTGGACAAGCCAGAGTCAATGGCGCGGCCTGCGCTTGCTGCTTGCGCTGGTCTTGGTTGCGCTTCCCCCAATCGGTATTGTGGGTTGGGCATGGCCCTTGACCGCAACGGGCTTGGTTTTGCCCGGATTCGGCTGGATTGGTTTGGGCTTAATGGCATTCTGGTTAGTATTCCTGGCCAGTATGCCCGCATCGAAGCAAGCCATGAGTGTGCTCTTGGCTGCGCTGTCCTTCCTGATATTTTTACCGGTGGCATTGGTGCAGCGCCATGATCCCGCCCCGTTATGGCAAGGGCAGGATACCCAACTGGGCTGGGGCTCAGGCAGTTTGTATTGGGTGGAAATGTATGAGCACACCCAAGCCCTTAAAACCTACATTCAGCCACTTGCACCCCACCACAACCTCCTGCTACCTGAAACCGTAGGCGGTGAATGGCAAGCCATCTTGCCGTTATGGCGCAATGAATCGGCACGATTGAACGCCCAACATTCCACGGTTTTGATGGGTGTGCGCCAAACCTATCCCCAAGGCTATGACAACTGCTTAGCCGCCATTGGGCAGCATCAAGGTATCAAGTATTGCCAGCGCGTACCCGTGCCGGTTTCGATGTGGCAGCCTTGGGATCAAGCGACTTCCGCGCATCCGCATTGGTTCAGCCAGCCCGTATTCAAACTGGGCAACCAAACCATCGCGCCCTTGATTTGCTACGAACAGCTTTTGGTCTGGCCGGTGTTGCAATCATTTTTACACCACCCCGATCTCATTTTGGCGTCGGGCAACTCGTGGTGGTCACGGCAAACGCATCTGCCACAAATTCAAATCAAAGCCGTGCATGCCTGGGGACGCCTTTTTGGCGTGCCCGTTGTCACGGCTATGAACTATTAG